One window of the Paenibacillus beijingensis genome contains the following:
- a CDS encoding VOC family protein, producing MNKQQQSEEGSKFMSPIKNKVGSVFVPVRDIEKSRTWYCRVLGLNEADCEIISGHLCPLPMEGTSVILDTMPKWGGEQPGGAPNIETPSFMLMTEDLQGSLNYMKELGVELVTEIEHDHWFVVKDPDGNKLMICRE from the coding sequence ATGAATAAACAACAGCAATCTGAAGAAGGTTCCAAATTCATGAGCCCGATTAAGAACAAAGTTGGAAGCGTTTTTGTTCCGGTACGAGATATTGAAAAGTCCCGTACTTGGTATTGTCGGGTTCTGGGGTTAAATGAGGCTGACTGTGAAATTATTTCGGGTCACTTGTGCCCGCTGCCCATGGAAGGAACCAGTGTCATTTTGGATACGATGCCGAAGTGGGGAGGCGAACAGCCGGGCGGAGCGCCGAACATCGAGACCCCATCCTTTATGCTCATGACCGAAGATTTGCAGGGTTCACTTAATTATATGAAAGAACTCGGCGTTGAACTGGTAACGGAAATCGAACATGATCATTGGTTCGTTGTGAAGGACCCGGACGGCAATAAATTGATGATCTGCCGTGAATAG
- a CDS encoding cache domain-containing sensor histidine kinase — translation MKSIRSRLLAMLLVFIIIPYFLSVLLIYCHTKQKAEQHELADSRDQIQKTAEDLEEYYEDLLDLPYILYRNPDLFRIFEKGFESAIYFNQLEIDKGMKTFYLMRREIRQIRIYIAKGEDSFTVYDAMVSPRKHQPEIMRQLAIRRLMGSKSNVLIEPPHRIQNYHRSANVPQSDKTMVLTIHHKMVDVLSNEVLGVVTIDFDLNRLADICSRITHGVDETVYLTDSNGYVMYASDPGLIGSRPDSQDQAAMLTSIGRGNPGDIVLSNKLTGALNDWQLTKFTSSRLLYRDARETAYSSMMVGGGMMLLGLIMVSIISDRITRPIRLLSRKIRRIEGGNMDVPFNSMGKDEIGHLERHIKEMMNRINTHIERQYKLEIENRTNQFRALKSQINPHFLYNALQSIGAVALRSHNPEVYRLITSLSKMMRYTIRGNQWTTVRKEIEHVEAYLLLQAERFRSDFQYTIAIEEALLDFRIPAMIIQPLVENFFKHGVEEGWHEAQLRIYAEMNNDRVTLAVENDGPGLADEPLRALRNKLYGIGHDESNADDHIGLKNIHDRLVLNYGWNAGIILESDNGQGFKVLLVIPVLSGEGALA, via the coding sequence GTGAAAAGTATCCGCAGCCGCTTGCTTGCCATGCTTCTCGTCTTTATTATCATTCCTTATTTTTTGTCGGTGCTGCTTATTTATTGTCATACGAAACAAAAGGCCGAGCAGCACGAGCTTGCCGATTCCCGGGATCAAATTCAAAAAACCGCTGAAGATTTGGAGGAATATTACGAGGATCTGCTCGATTTGCCGTATATTTTATACCGTAATCCCGACCTGTTCCGTATTTTTGAAAAAGGTTTTGAAAGCGCTATCTACTTTAATCAGCTTGAAATCGACAAGGGTATGAAAACGTTTTACCTAATGCGCCGGGAAATTCGTCAGATCAGGATCTATATTGCCAAAGGAGAAGATTCCTTTACCGTCTATGATGCGATGGTAAGCCCCCGCAAGCATCAGCCGGAAATCATGCGGCAGCTGGCCATTCGCCGATTAATGGGCTCAAAGAGTAATGTGTTAATCGAACCGCCGCATCGAATTCAAAATTATCATCGTTCCGCTAATGTGCCGCAATCAGATAAAACGATGGTGCTCACGATCCATCACAAAATGGTGGATGTCTTATCGAACGAAGTTCTTGGAGTTGTCACGATTGATTTTGATCTGAACCGTCTTGCAGATATTTGCAGCCGGATCACCCATGGGGTTGATGAAACGGTGTATTTGACCGATTCCAACGGCTATGTGATGTATGCCTCCGACCCGGGATTGATCGGTTCCCGGCCCGATTCACAAGACCAAGCAGCTATGCTTACTTCAATTGGGCGGGGAAATCCGGGTGATATCGTGTTATCGAACAAATTGACAGGCGCATTAAACGATTGGCAGTTAACCAAATTCACCTCAAGCCGCCTGTTGTACCGGGATGCAAGGGAAACCGCATACAGCAGCATGATGGTAGGGGGCGGTATGATGCTTCTCGGGCTTATTATGGTAAGCATCATCTCCGACCGGATCACCCGTCCAATTAGGCTGCTTAGCCGAAAAATAAGACGAATTGAAGGCGGCAATATGGATGTTCCCTTCAACAGTATGGGAAAAGACGAGATCGGCCATCTGGAACGTCATATTAAGGAGATGATGAACCGGATAAATACACACATCGAGCGCCAATACAAGCTGGAAATCGAGAATCGGACGAATCAGTTCCGAGCGTTAAAATCGCAGATCAACCCGCATTTTCTTTATAATGCCCTGCAGTCGATCGGCGCTGTGGCGCTGCGTTCCCATAATCCGGAGGTGTACCGTCTGATTACCTCTTTGTCAAAAATGATGCGGTACACCATTCGCGGGAATCAATGGACGACGGTTCGAAAAGAAATCGAGCATGTGGAAGCGTACTTGCTTCTGCAGGCGGAACGCTTTCGCAGCGATTTCCAATATACCATTGCGATCGAGGAAGCGCTTCTTGATTTTCGGATCCCGGCCATGATTATACAGCCGCTGGTCGAAAATTTTTTCAAGCACGGTGTCGAAGAAGGCTGGCATGAAGCGCAATTGCGAATTTATGCGGAAATGAACAATGATAGAGTTACGCTTGCAGTCGAAAATGACGGTCCCGGGTTGGCAGACGAACCGCTGCGTGCGCTGAGAAACAAGCTTTACGGAATCGGACATGACGAATCGAATGCCGATGATCATATCGGGCTGAAAAATATTCACGACCGGCTCGTTTTGAATTACGGTTGGAATGCGGGAATCATTCTAGAATCCGACAATGGACAGGGGTTCAAGGTGCTTCTTGTTATTCCCGTTCTGTCCGGGGAGGGGGCATTAGCATGA
- a CDS encoding response regulator, with protein MKALIVDDELNVRDVIRFLGKWAQHGITEVLDAASGMEAKEIIERERPEIIFTDLKMPKMSGVELMEWLSSIGYPGKMIIVTGYDDYAYMRKAIHCGSYDYLLKPIESEALNEALSGAIQMLKKEAAERNPISSGLYKEARKLHANKLITAACEGEPFDPVDVAAYLPKADLYDVTLICFYESHHPDPYIARLDELLEERGWGSVFRLHHNRSVCLLISIHGQLLLLEDWISREFDMPLRLVSGEPITTFAGLPISYRTAQQALAVQSFRAIHRMNELDVARRIHDIVDYVDKHYLEEISLDQLANRFFLSREYISRRFKLEKGMNLSSYIIQRRIEQAKRWLVETDEKMYSIAVKLGYRDEKYFSKLFKRTVGRTPLEYRMSPAKPESKLI; from the coding sequence ATGAAAGCTTTAATTGTGGATGATGAGCTTAATGTGCGGGATGTCATTCGCTTTCTGGGGAAATGGGCGCAGCATGGAATTACGGAGGTTTTAGATGCGGCAAGCGGTATGGAAGCGAAAGAAATCATCGAGAGGGAACGTCCCGAAATTATATTTACAGACTTGAAAATGCCGAAAATGAGCGGGGTCGAGCTGATGGAATGGCTTAGCTCTATCGGTTACCCAGGTAAAATGATTATCGTCACGGGGTATGACGACTACGCTTATATGCGCAAAGCGATCCACTGCGGCAGCTATGATTATTTGCTTAAGCCGATCGAATCGGAAGCATTGAATGAAGCGCTGTCGGGAGCGATCCAAATGTTGAAAAAGGAAGCCGCCGAACGAAATCCGATATCTTCCGGTCTCTATAAGGAAGCCCGAAAGCTGCATGCGAACAAGCTGATCACGGCGGCATGCGAAGGAGAGCCGTTCGATCCGGTTGACGTTGCCGCCTATCTGCCGAAAGCGGACTTATACGATGTGACGCTCATCTGTTTTTATGAATCTCACCATCCCGATCCTTATATTGCGCGGTTGGATGAACTGCTGGAGGAACGGGGGTGGGGAAGCGTCTTCCGTCTTCATCACAATCGTTCGGTCTGCTTGCTGATCAGTATACACGGACAGCTGCTGCTGCTGGAGGATTGGATCAGCCGCGAGTTCGACATGCCGCTGCGTCTGGTCAGCGGGGAACCGATCACAACCTTTGCCGGTCTTCCGATATCTTATAGAACTGCTCAACAAGCGCTCGCCGTACAAAGCTTCCGGGCCATTCACCGGATGAACGAATTGGATGTGGCGCGCCGCATCCACGATATTGTTGATTATGTAGATAAACATTACTTGGAAGAAATCAGTCTGGATCAGCTGGCAAACCGTTTTTTTCTAAGCAGAGAGTATATTTCCAGACGTTTTAAACTTGAAAAGGGCATGAATCTGTCAAGTTATATCATCCAACGCAGGATTGAGCAAGCCAAGCGCTGGCTCGTTGAAACCGATGAAAAAATGTATTCCATAGCCGTGAAGCTCGGTTATCGGGATGAAAAATATTTTTCCAAACTATTTAAGAGGACTGTAGGCCGGACGCCGCTCGAATACCGCATGAGTCCGGCTAAGCCGGAATCGAAGCTCATCTGA
- a CDS encoding ABC transporter substrate-binding protein produces the protein MTKRMVQMMLGCAAAVSLTACGANGETGSESGAGSSKVVTLEVLNPKVEISSQFEQMVRAYESENPQVKIHVNTIGGGADDRADLKAKFAAGQGPDIFTNGGYEEAKLWKDYLEDLSDQPWVKNAYDYALEPMKLDGKIYGMPVNLEGYGFIYNKDLFAKAGIETLPKTLTELKMASEKLNAAGITPFAVGYSEQWILGVHLLNIAFAHQEDTDAFIQGLNDGTHTITGNQKFKDLIQLLDLTLKYGNKNPLTTDYNTEVTMFAVGQTAMIQQGNWVQPMLDQLQPGMNVGFLPMPINDDTDNDALAIGVPNNWAVNKKTTDEKKAEAKKFLNWMVDSEQGQKYMTEQFKFIPAFKNIKTDNLGPLASDIIRYSKDNKTLTWNWYKYPDGAGSEFGPAMQAYVGKQFTADQLLEEFQKSWIKASK, from the coding sequence ATGACGAAAAGAATGGTTCAAATGATGTTGGGATGCGCGGCAGCCGTATCGCTTACGGCATGCGGAGCAAACGGGGAGACGGGCAGCGAGAGCGGCGCCGGTTCAAGCAAAGTCGTAACTTTGGAAGTGCTTAATCCTAAAGTCGAAATCTCCTCACAGTTCGAACAGATGGTGAGAGCGTACGAGAGCGAAAACCCTCAGGTTAAAATTCATGTCAACACAATCGGCGGCGGCGCGGACGACCGTGCAGATTTAAAAGCGAAGTTTGCCGCCGGGCAAGGTCCGGATATTTTCACAAACGGCGGATACGAGGAAGCGAAGCTGTGGAAAGATTATTTGGAAGATTTGTCTGATCAGCCTTGGGTAAAAAACGCATACGATTATGCCCTTGAGCCCATGAAATTGGATGGCAAGATCTATGGAATGCCGGTCAACCTGGAAGGCTACGGTTTCATCTACAACAAAGATTTGTTTGCCAAGGCCGGAATCGAGACCTTACCGAAAACGCTTACAGAATTGAAGATGGCTTCGGAGAAATTAAACGCAGCCGGCATTACTCCGTTTGCCGTCGGTTATTCGGAACAGTGGATACTGGGCGTCCATTTGCTGAACATCGCCTTTGCGCATCAGGAGGACACGGACGCTTTTATTCAAGGGCTTAACGATGGCACCCATACGATAACAGGAAACCAGAAGTTCAAGGATCTCATTCAATTGCTTGATTTAACGTTGAAGTATGGAAACAAAAACCCGCTGACAACGGATTACAATACCGAAGTGACGATGTTTGCAGTCGGGCAAACCGCTATGATTCAGCAGGGCAACTGGGTTCAACCAATGCTGGATCAGCTGCAGCCGGGTATGAATGTCGGATTCCTGCCGATGCCGATTAACGATGATACGGATAACGATGCTCTGGCAATCGGCGTTCCGAACAACTGGGCGGTTAATAAAAAAACGACGGATGAAAAGAAGGCGGAAGCGAAGAAGTTCTTGAACTGGATGGTAGATTCGGAGCAAGGCCAGAAATATATGACGGAGCAGTTCAAATTCATCCCGGCATTCAAAAATATAAAGACCGATAATCTTGGCCCGCTAGCATCCGATATTATCCGTTACTCAAAAGATAATAAAACGCTGACATGGAATTGGTACAAATACCCTGACGGAGCGGGAAGCGAATTCGGTCCCGCCATGCAAGCCTACGTTGGCAAGCAGTTCACTGCCGATCAATTGCTGGAAGAATTCCAGAAATCGTGGATCAAGGCTTCAAAATAA